Within bacterium, the genomic segment CGAAGTTCGTCAGCATCCCGCCGAGCCACCGCTGGTTCACGAAGAACTGGTGGGCCCGCGTCGACTCCTCGCGGATCGCGTCCTGCGCCTGCTTCTTCGTGCCCACGAAGAGCACGGTGCCGCCTTGGCCGACGGTGTCGCGCACGAACCGGTAGGCCGCGTCGATCAGCGGCACCGACTTCTGCAGGTCGATGATGTGGATCCCGTTGCGCTGGGTGAAAATGAACGGGGCCATCTTCGGGTTCCACCGGCGCGTCTGATGCCCGAAATGGACCCCCGCTTCCAACAGCTGCTTCATCGTCACGACGGCCACACGACTACCCCCTGTCCGGTTTCGCCTCCGCCCGGATCATTCCGCACCGGAACCCGACGCGGGCCGCGGCTCCTCGCCGCAGACACCGCCGCCTCTGCAGGGCACCGCCGGCGCGGTCACGCAGGCGTGCAAGAATCCTCGACGTAGTATAACACACCACCCGCCCGGTGAAGCGTTCGGCCGGAGCGCCGGCGAACGGCCGCCGCGGTGGCCTAGAGGATGTAGCGGCTGAGGTCGCGCGTGCCGAGGATGTCGCGGAGCCGCTCGCGCACGTACGGGGCGTCGATCACGACCCGCGCCGGCGCCTCCGGCGCGGCGAACGAGAGGTCTTCGGTCACCTTCTCGAGGACGGTGTGCAGTCGCCGGGCGCCGATGTCCTCCGCCTCGCCGTTCACTTCCTGCGCGATGCGCGCGAGTTCCCGGATCCCGTCCTCGGGAAACTCCACGGTCACCCCCTCGGTGGCGAGCAGCGCGGCGTACTGCTTGGTCAACGCGTTGTGCGGCTCGACCAGGATGCGCACGAAGTCGGCCTCGGTGAGCGGCGCGAGCTCGACGCGGATCGGGAGGCGGCCCTGCAGCTCGGGAATCAGGTCCGCGGGCTTGCTCACGTGAAACGCGCCGGCCGCGATGAAGAGCACGTGGTCGGTGCGAACCGGCCCGTATTTCGTGGTGACGGTCGAGCCCTCGATGATCGGCAGGATGTCGCGCTGCACGCCCTCACGCGAGACGTCTGGCCCCACCCCGCCCTCCCGGCCGGCAATCTTGTCCAGCTCGTCAATGAAGATGATCCCCGCATCCTGCGCCCGCCGGATGCCTTCCCGCACCACCTCGTCCATGTCGACCAGCTTCTGGGCCTCTTCCACGGTCAGCACCCGCAGCGCCTCGGCCACGGTGGTCCGGCGGCGCTTCCGGCGCTTCGGCAGGAGCGTCCCGAACAGATCCTGCAGGTTGACGCCCATCTCTTCGACGCCCTGCCCGGAGAAGACCTCGACCATCGGGGCCGCCGTCTCCTCGACGTCGAGCTCGACCTGCTGGCCGTCGATCTCGCCGCGATCGAGCCGCTCCCGCGTCGCCGCCCGGCGCGCCTGGAGGTCGCCGGCCTCCCCGGCGTCCGGTCCCTCCGCCGTACGGGGCTCCGGTGATGGGCCCGGACGGCCGCCGAACAGCACTTCGAGCGGATTCGCGAGTCCCGCCTCGCGGCGCGGCGCCGGGACGAGGATCTCGACGAGCCGGTCCCGCGCGTGGGCGGCGGCCCGCCCTTCCACCGCGCGAACCCGTTCGGCCTTCACCATCTGGACGGAGGTCTCCACCAGGTCGCGGACCATCGAGTCGACGTCGCGGCCCACGTAGCCCACTTCCGTGAACTTCGTCGCTTCGACCTTGACGAACGGCGCGCCGGCCAGCCGCGCCAGCCGCCGGGCGATCTCCGTCTTGCCGACGCCGGTCGGACCGATCATCAGAATGTTCTTCGGAATGACCTCGTCGCGCAGCTCGGGACCGAGGCGGCTGCGGCGGTACCGGTTCCGCAGCGCGACGGCGACCGCGCGCTTGGCGGCGGTCTGGCCCACGATGTACTTGTCGAGCTCGGCGACGATCTGACGCGGGGTAAGGGACTCCGCCGGCAGGGCGGCATCCGGGCGGCCGTCCGTCGGGGCCATGGCGCTACCCGAGCACCTCGACGGTCACCTGGGCATTCGTGTACACGCAGATGTCCGCGGCGATCCGCAGCGCCTCGCGCGCCACCGCCTCGGCGTCGAGCGACGAGTGCTGGAGCAGGGCGCGCGCGGCGGCCAGCGCGTACGGCCCGCCGGACCCGATGGCCGCCACCCCGTCGTCCGGCTCGATGATGTCGCCGCCGCCGGAGACCACGAAGAGGTGCGCCCGGTCGGCGACCACGAGCAGCGCCTCGAGACGGCGGAGCACGCGGTCGGCCCGCCACTCCTTGGCCAGCGCCACGACCGCGCGGGGCAGGTCGCCCCGCGCCTCGCGGAGCTTGTCCTCCAGCCGGTCGTACAGGGTCAAACCATCCGCGGCCGAGCCCGCGAATCCGAGCAGCACGCCGTCGCCGGCCCGCCGGACCTTCCGCGCCCCGTGCTTGAGCACCGTCGAGCCGACGGTGACCTGCCCGTCGCCGGCCACGGCGACCCGGCCGTCGCGGCGCACGGCCACGACGGTGGTGGAGCGGATCAGTGACGTCCCCCGACGGGCTCCGGCTCGCGGGGTTGCGGCGCTTCCTTGTAGACGCACGTCTTGTTGCTGCAGACGATCGTGGGCGCCGCCCCCCGGCGCGCGCGCTTGGCGACCAGCATCGACCCGCAGGTGGGGCACATCCGCCCGGTGGGCCGGTCCCACGACGTGTACGTGCACGCCGGGTAGTTCGCGCAGCCGTAGAATACGCGGCCCTTCCGCGTTCGGCGTTCGACGATCTCGCCGCCGTCGAGCGGGCAGCGCACACCGATGCCGACCGGGCGCGTGTACGAGCACTCCGGGTATCCGGAACAGGCGATGAACTCGCCGTAGCGCCCGCGCCGCTTGACGAGCGGCCGCCCGCAGCGCGGACACGCCTCGCCGATCTCCTCCGGGGCCATCTCGACTTCTTCGATGGCATGCTCGGCCTTGGACAGCTCGGTCGAGAACGGGCCGTAGAAGCCCTCGAGGAGCCGGACCCAATCCTGCGCGCCGTCCTCGACCCGGTCGAGGTTCTCCTCCATGCGGGCCGTGAACTCGACGTCCATGACGTTTGGGAAGTGCTCGACGAGCAGCGCGTTCACGAGCATG encodes:
- the hslV gene encoding ATP-dependent protease subunit HslV, giving the protein MIRSTTVVAVRRDGRVAVAGDGQVTVGSTVLKHGARKVRRAGDGVLLGFAGSAADGLTLYDRLEDKLREARGDLPRAVVALAKEWRADRVLRRLEALLVVADRAHLFVVSGGGDIIEPDDGVAAIGSGGPYALAAARALLQHSSLDAEAVAREALRIAADICVYTNAQVTVEVLG
- the hslU gene encoding ATP-dependent protease ATPase subunit HslU, whose translation is MAPTDGRPDAALPAESLTPRQIVAELDKYIVGQTAAKRAVAVALRNRYRRSRLGPELRDEVIPKNILMIGPTGVGKTEIARRLARLAGAPFVKVEATKFTEVGYVGRDVDSMVRDLVETSVQMVKAERVRAVEGRAAAHARDRLVEILVPAPRREAGLANPLEVLFGGRPGPSPEPRTAEGPDAGEAGDLQARRAATRERLDRGEIDGQQVELDVEETAAPMVEVFSGQGVEEMGVNLQDLFGTLLPKRRKRRRTTVAEALRVLTVEEAQKLVDMDEVVREGIRRAQDAGIIFIDELDKIAGREGGVGPDVSREGVQRDILPIIEGSTVTTKYGPVRTDHVLFIAAGAFHVSKPADLIPELQGRLPIRVELAPLTEADFVRILVEPHNALTKQYAALLATEGVTVEFPEDGIRELARIAQEVNGEAEDIGARRLHTVLEKVTEDLSFAAPEAPARVVIDAPYVRERLRDILGTRDLSRYIL